The following proteins are encoded in a genomic region of Ictalurus punctatus breed USDA103 chromosome 15, Coco_2.0, whole genome shotgun sequence:
- the si:ch73-181d5.4 gene encoding death-inducer obliterator 1, with product MDEQQMDDPSARETTKTWGFRRSTIARREFIEEIGNLDLVTLAPRRSTRHSRGRGRGRGRSKQPTETTSNAPKRARGDRRAVQANPEPESDLDELISASRRLKTVSDIEASEQADDSDELTLRELQERARKRQKSEENSEGSAGTTDLNTETVNEGDDEESRGLLQSEENVSSLFDRLATGSLVINESWESAVRLEEEEEQEEQNDADESSDGDEEYSDPNAVYCICQQKHNNRFMICCDRCNEWFHGDCVGISQARGRLLEKNGEDYICPSCSPCQSPIDFVKLQPALSKAALSSSSESLFTSSAGEERPSEDEGIKGKIRKSSTRSTKRRIKIFQSVEVVEATSEPKEQAVVREQDVAEEEVAKEQEDVVEKVKEKAAVPKCIGPGCSNDALPESVYCGHQCIIRHAAVAMHGISEPKAQPEIKNKPAPKPTLKIHNLGKLFKKKSTEKPAEDGDGGSKEMGSTPAASLTPDPVHKAMGEQQPAAIASSQFYKATSTKSEKEAEESKPDKTPVTTQTETLSAPPEALAAEKPTEKPTEKPPEKPPEKPPEKPPEKPAEKPAEKPAEKPAENPAPSAPPPKKPFLPSRAKKTMPGSPRLSASRQVLNEAPQTNKSVFTVPKQLCQSEEASNVPQASNPAPEVRVLPVTPAPVPPSRPLQTHPNMQMRQNIRRSLTDTVLKRVNDSDDLDIPESEVEKLAVNIEREMFNMYYTTDNKYRIKYRSLLLSLKDPKNKGLFYQVVKGHITPFKLTRLTDQELLTVQESTANPVPLKEQPSPVCVDVEQAVPVSESKVVKTDSVATSSSEEKMSLAQVRQAQTKKPSTAVSDIIISMLKDTTAEHKAHLFDLKCRICTGQLSAGEDPDAKALKKDEPKNEQEEKPPCAVLLSDKKPLSAALGDDSLVVESPASPTAEDCSTEVTQPDISPLVIPAVSIVTITRRDPRTAAYRSAPSPSVVPAPAPVPVPLPVSAPLPVPAPLPVSAPVPVPDPPKSLILSNKGTVEETKAAEPPQPPAPPPPMPKSILMKPSAPSVPRFYSSPSLTTRLPSTHTPADNETSHFLSRQDTIWKGFLNMQLVAKFVTKGCIISGSAEVLKKDLPDTVHIGGRILPQTVWEYVERVKTSLTKELSLIRFYPASDEEDVAYVSLFSYFNSRRRFGVVSNICNNIKDLYLIPLCANESIPSVLLPIEGPGLEQNHPNLLIGLAVCQKLKRPGAQTQDIDEKRPRIQTPLDLMNLPTKSAVPDIKHDEPYDPAISTTLPESPPDSSSSFLNPPSGTSVLSNIHAVVIPPASTSADVTKITSSIVPSLCATTSTTTTPLQTILNTIFGKKKQGPDFAVNTNETTPTVLKEPVIPSPIVDPIVQQYQQTPKSTMKFSDNDRPYDPEEEYDPALGYQSLTPLKPLKMAKPNSLSAGANGNDGDDDRPYDPEEEYNLGNKVDSAHASNTTKSSDTEPLLGTSAVKDEIAYDPEDDTVFEEMQNYLTDDNSATSEYGTSSTMSLSEQQKMLEELNRQIEEQKRQLEEQEEALRLQRAAVGVSMAHFSVSDALMSPPPCFGREPDEEMEKTLSASAINLNRDPRQYRHLSQSAVNLSAMGHTDKENVNEKRESSKSMCLANDSPEQGLSLGKLDEKRSINNNNAAVLCSVRNSVGTTHLCTSELQEGTSSSSGNENVQHSHLPAKDSGKTRQSHTSRRQHHSPPKRRSRHETRRSYQEKKISDQPKDDGHRRRGRRSPERSSRRSRSRSSKKERPSSREREQHHHRSTSSRHGSRRDRQHSSSRSRSTRSKTSPRIENNQSIQKEKSVLRQKNEPNTESTDSTNDVASEQPHIQSDKSQNETSGSGEPKETKVQKADITKPETDQSHHREQPSSDLPRSTFSQRKQEQLEPNQIKANPLPREDFHKNKPQFEKVSIQQDKSNESRNTRHQRGSQKGNAVHNEADFSHGTDEQSSRQESDRLPKKTRKIEREDVPEPDEAYSRNPRRVLPQRPPHLKGNNPEMMPPQNEKKSFSKDDTLHLGDLTPQESHSMASVDLPQLENDTHRNIHPRDQFREVQWRGPRGPRGHTPVQPRIPRAPHPERFEICRPAGPRGPRPRILDDCGPSPDFGPGGPNSVPRMFEGSGPRGFRPRGPSPVPRLLEEASPQPSGLKRRVPRPGMFEGSGPQYFEPRDAFSGPDMFDGSVIFSGSPQGEFDHRDPHLQDFDDSWGYDVPHLVEREPFSEIRHPRRRGPPQQQFRENMLDIRDSEQPNFIDSRHFDPPFDEAEIGHLRLQYLDDPRDYGQNFANEIFLNTQEPRGHKNPTSRPMRTRSPAHARNPPHNRLEGPQFPGMELNLKRSHRFDDFRDQAIERDIFEGGRGCERPAQMKGPRPPPSLRGPRAPSPHFRDQRMPSPRHTELPEDKPRSPHFSLPSTSKPPRAQVLNASELQNPMQSRIRLDGPTKELDIRPLRRSGPLLPTPPGGPIRFHNPRMPRP from the exons ATGGACGAGCAGCAGATGGATGATCCTTCCGCCAGAGAGACTACCAAAACCTGGGGCTTCCGCAGGAGCACTATAGCCAGGCGGGAGTTTATTGAAGAAATCGGAAACTTGGACCTCGTGACGTTGGCGCCACGTCGGAGCACACGCCATTCCAGGGGAAGAGGGAGAGGACGAGGGCGGAGCAAGCAGCCTACTGAAACTACGTCGAACGCCCCAAAAAGAGCACGAGGAGACAGGAGAGCTGTCCAGGCAAACCCAGAACCGGAGTCTGATTTGGATGAATTAATATCCGCGTCCCGTCGGCTGAAGACCGTGTCGGACATAGAGGCGTCGGAACAAGCCGACGACAGCGACGAGCTCACGCTCCGAGAGCTTCAAGAACGAGCCAGGAAGCGACAAAAGTCGGAGGAGAACAGCGAAGGAAGTGCAGGGACTACGGATTTGAACACCGAGACTGTAAAcgaaggtgatgatgaagagtCACGTGGTCTTCTACAATCGGAGGAGAATGTCTCTTCACTCTTTGATAGATTGGCCACCGGCTCATTGGTGATAAACGAAAGCTGGGAATCGGCTGTTCGGcttgaggaagaggaggaacagGAAGAGCAAAATGACGCAGATGAGTCTTCAGACGGTGATGAAGAATACAGCGACCCTAACGCTGTCTACTGTATTTGTCAACAGAAGCACAATAATAG GTTCATGATCTGTTGTGACCGATGTAACGAATGGTTCCACGGTGACTGTGTAGGCATCAGCCAGGCCCGTGGCCGTCTCCTGGAGAAGAACGGAGAGGATTACATCTGTCCGTCCTGCTCTCCGTGCCAAAGTCCCATCGACTTCGTGAAGCTGCAGCCTGCGCTCTCTAAAGCGGCTCTGAGCTCCTCGTCCGAGAGCCTGTTCACCTCCTCGGCCGGAGAAGAAAGACCCAGCGAGGACGAGGGTATTAAAGGGAAGATCAGGAAGTCAAGCACTCGCAGCACAAAGAGGAGAATCAAGATCTTCCAATCG GTGGAGGTCGTCGAAGCCACATCGGAGCCCAAAGAGCAAGCCGTGGTGAGGGAGCAGGATGTGGCCGAAGAGGAAGTGGCGAAAGAGCAGGAGGACGTGGTGGAGAAGGTGAAGGAGAAGGCTGCTGTCCCTAAGTGTATCGGTCCAGGCTGTAGTAACGATGCGTTGCCTGAATCGGTTTACTGCGGCCATCAGTGCATCATCCGCCATGCTGCTGTAGCCATGCACGGTATCTCAGAGCCCAAAGCGCAGCCTGAGATAAAAAACAAACCTGCACCTAAACCCACGCTAAAG ATCCACAATCTCGGAAAACTCTTTAAGAAGAAATCGACGGAGAAGCCAGCCGAGGACGGGGATGGCGGAAGTAAGGAGATGGGATCCACCCCCGCTGCTTCTCTCACCCCTGACCCTGTTCACAAAGCAATGGGGGAGCAGCAACCCGCAGCAATCGCTTCATCACAGTTTTACAAAGCCA CATCGACAAAATCAGAAAAGGAGGCTGAGGAAAGCAAACCGGATAAAACACCAGTCACTACTCAGACCGAGACTCTGTCAGCTCCACCAGAGGCTCTTGCTGCTGAGAAACCCACTGAGAAACCCACTGAGAAACCTCCTGAGAAACCTCCTGAGAAACCTCCTGAGAAACCTCCTGAGAAACCTGCCGAGAAACCTGCCGAGAAACCTGCCGAGAAACCTGCCGAGAATCCGGCTCCATCAGCTCCACCGCCCAAAAAACCCTTCCTTCCAAGCCGAGCCAAGAAAACCATGCCAGGTTCCCCGCGTCTGTCTGCGTCCCGGCAGGTCCTGAACGAGGCGCCGCAAACCAACAAGAGTGTTTTTACTGTCCCAAAGCAGCTGTGCCAGTCTGAAGAGGCTTCTAACGTACCCCAGGCGTCAAACCCAGCCCCAGAGGTTCGAGTCCTGCCCGTCACTCCTGCTCCTGTCCCTCCGTCCAGACCTCTCCAAACTCATCCTAACATGCAGATGAGGCAGAACATCAGGCGCTCTCTCACCGACACCGTGCTGAAAAG GGTGAACGACAGCGATGATTTGGACATCCCTGAGAGCGAAGTTGAAAAGCTGGCTGTAAACATCGAGAGAGAGATGTTTAATATGTACTACACTACTGACAACAAGTACAGGATTAAATACAGATCCCTCCTCTTGAGCTTGAAAGACCCCAAGAACAAG GGTCTTTTCTACCAGGTTGTAAAAGGACACATCACGCCATTTAAACTAACCCGTCTGACTGATCAGGAGCTTCTGACTGTTCAG GAAAGTACAGCTAATCCTGTGCCTCTGAAGGAACAACCGTCTCCTGTTTGTGTAGACGTGGAGCAAGCTGTACCTGTGTCTGAGAGCAAAGTGGTCAAAACCGATAGCGTGGCCACGTCATCATCG gAGGAGAAAATGTCTCTTGCTCAGGTCAGACAAGCCCAAACAAAGAAACCTAGTACTGCTGTCTCagacatcatcatcagcatGCTGAAAGACACAACAGCAGAACACAAAGCGCACCTCTTTGACCTCAAATGCAGGATATGTACTG GTCAGCTTTCTGCTGGCGAGGACCCTGACGCTAAGGCCCTCAAAAAGGACGAGCCAAAGAACGAGCAGGAGGAAAAACCTCCGTGTGCCGTCCTTTTGTCTGATAAAAAGCCTCTGTCTGCTGCGCTCGGAGATGATTCCCTCGTTGTGGAGTCCCCTGCTTCTCCAACTGCAGAAGACTGTAGTACTGAGGTAACTCAGCCTGACATTTCTCCGCTTGTAATCCCTGCGGTTTCCATAGTGACCATAACAAGACGGGATCCACGGACGGCAGCGTACCGTTCTGCACCTTCTCCTTCTGTCGTCCCTGCTCCTGCTCCTGTTCCGgttcctcttcctgtttctgCTCCTCTTCCTGTTCCTGCGCCTCTTCCTGTTTCTGCTCCTGTTCCTGTTCCAGACCCACCAAAGAGTCTGATTCTTAGTAACAAGGGGACTGTCGAGGAAACCAAGGCAGCCGAGCCTCCGCAACCACCGGCGCCTCCACCACCCATGCCCAAATCCATTCTGATGAAGCCCTCAGCTCCATCAGTCCCGAGGTTTTATAGTTCACCAAGTCTAACTACGAG ATTGCCGAGCACTCATACCCCAGCAGACAACGAGACAAGTCACTTCCTGTCCAGACAAGATACGATATGGAAAGGGTTTCTCAACATGCAGCTGGTGGCCAAGTTTGTTACAAAGGGATGCATAATCTCAGGATCTGCAGAGGTTCTGAAAAAG GACTTGCCAGATACTGTTCACATTGGTGGTCGGatattaccacaaacagtttgggAATATGTTGAGAGAGTAAAGACATCTCTAACAAAG GAGCTGTCTTTAATTCGGTTCTATCCAGCATCTGATGAAGAAGACGTTGCATACGTCTCCCTGTTCTCATATTTCAACAGTCGCAGGCGATTCGGAGTGGTTTCTAACATTTGCAACAATATTAAAGATCTTTATCTCATTCCTTTATGTGCAAACGAGTCCATTCCTTCTGTACTGCTGCCAATAGAAGGCCCAG GACTGGAACAGAATCACCCCAATCTTCTAATTGGCCTGGCAGTTTGTCAGAAACTAAAGCGTCCAGGAGCACAGACACAAGACATTGATGAGAAAAGACCAAGAATCCAGACACCTCTGGATTTGATGAACCTTCCTACCAAATCTGCAGTTCCTGATATTAAACATGATGAACCTTATGACCCAGCAATCAGCACTACTCTGCCTGAATCTCCACCCGATTCATCTTCGTCCTTCTTAAACCCTCCGTCTGGAACATCGGTGCTTTCTAATATTCATGCTGTGGTAATTCCTCCAGCATCCACCAGCGCTGATGTTACGAAGATCACGTCTTCCATTGTCCCATCACTTTGTGCCACCACTTCCACCACCACTACACCGCTCCAAACCATTCTTAACACGATATTTGGTAAAAAGAAACAAGGCCCTGATTTTGCAGTGAATACCAATGAGACAACTCCTACAGTATTAAAAGAACCAGTGATACCTTCTCCAATTGTAGACCCCATCGTTCAACAGTATCAGCAGACTCCCAAGTCGACAATGAAGTTCAGTGATAATGATAGACCCTATGACCCTGAGGAAGAGTATGATCCAGCATTAGGGTATCAAAGTCTCACTCCCTTGAAACCACTCAAAATGGCAAAGCCTAATTCGTTATCTGCTGGTGCTAATGGCAATGATGGCGACGATGATAGACCCTATGATCCGGAAGAGGAATATAATTTGGGAAATAAAGTTGATTCTGCCCACGCAAGTAATACTACAAAATCTTCTGATACTGAGCCATTGTTAGGAACCTCTGCAGTGAAGGATGAAATAGCATATGATCCGGAGGATGACACAGTCTTTGAAGAGATGCAGAATTACCTTACAGATGATAACTCCGCCACCTCTGAATATGGGACGTCGTCGACCATGTCGTTATCTGAGCAGCAGAAAATGCTAGAAGAGTTGAACCGGCAGATAGAGGAACAGAAACGCCAGCttgaggagcaggaggaggctTTGCGTCTTCAGAGAGCAGCCGTTGGGGTTTCCATGGCCCATTTTTCTGTCTCTGATGCTCTGATGtcgccaccaccatgtttcggCAGGGAACCAGATgaggaaatggaaaaaacactATCTGCTTCAGCGATTAATTTGAATAGAGATCCGAGGCAATATAGACACTTGAGTCAGAGTGCTGTTAATCTATCAGCGATGGGTCATACTGACAAAGAAAATGTCAACGAAAAAAGGGAAAGTTCTAAGAGCATGTGCCTGGCAAACGACTCTCCAGAGCAAGGTTTGTCATTAGGTAAGTTAGATGAGAAAAGGTCCATCAATAATAACAATGCAGCAGTGTTGTGTTCCGTGAGGAATTCAGTAGGAACTACACATCTCTGTACATCTGAACTGCAAGAAGGTACCTCTTCATCATCTGGTAACGAGAACGTTCAACACTCCCATTTACCAGCAAAAGATTCAGGCAAAACGAGACAAAGTCATACATCCAGGAGACAACATCACAGCCCTCCAAAAAGACGCTCAAGACACGAGACACGCAGGTCATACCAGGAGAAAAAAATTTCTGATCAGCCGAAAGATGACGGACACCGCAGAAGAGGTAGACGTTCTCCTGAACGGTCCTCCAGACGAAGCCGCAGTCGTAGtagcaagaaagaaagaccaTCGtcaagggagagagagcagcaCCATCACAGAAGTACATCCTCAAGACACGGTAGTAGGAGGGACAGGCAGCATTCATCATCAAGATCACGTTCAACTCGGAGTAAAACATCTCCACGAATAGAGAATAATCAGTCTATTCAAAAAGAGAAATCGGTGTTGAGGCAGAAGAATGAGCCAAACACTGAATCGACAGACAGTACAAATGATGTAGCATCTGAGCAGCCTCATATTCAGAGTGATAAATCTCAGAATGAGACTTCTGGGAGTGGAGAGCCCAAAGAAACCAAAGTACAGAAAGCTGATATTACAAAACCTGAAACTGATCAGTCCCACCATAGAGAGCAACCATCCTCTGATCTACCGCGTAGTACTTTTTCTCAAAGGAAGCAAGAGCAGTTAGAACCAAATCAAATCAAAGCAAATCCATTGCCGAGAGAAGATTTTCACAAAAACAAGCCACAATTTGAGAAAGTATCAATACAGCAAGATAAGAGCAACGAGTCTCGTAACACCAGACATCAACGTGGTAGTCAGAAAGGAAATGCAGTACATAACGAGGCTGATTTTAGTCATGGTACAGATGAGCAATCATCACGGCAGGAGTCTGATCGTCTTCCGAAGAAGACACGTAAAATAGAGAGGGAAGATGTCCCAGAGCCTGACGAGGCTTATTCCAGAAATCCTCGAAGGGTTTTACCACAGAGGCCACCGCATCTAAAAGGAAATAATCCTGAAATGATGCCACcccaaaatgagaaaaaaagttTCTCAAAGGATGACACTTTACATCTCGGAGACCTTACACCACAAGAGTCTCACTCCATGGCAAGTGTTGATTTGCCACAGTTGGAAAATGATACACACAGAAATATCCATCCTAGAGACCAGTTTAGGGAGGTTCAGTGGAGAGGCCCACGTGGTCCGAGAGGTCATACACCAGTGCAGCCAAGGATCCCCAGAGCTCCACACCCTGAGCGATTTGAGATCTGTAGACCCGCAGGTCCAAGAGGTCCAAGACCGAGGATTCTTGATGATTGTGGGCCATCTCCAGACTTTGGGCCAGGGGGTCCTAACTCTGTACCTAGAATGTTTGAAGGCTCGGGGCCTCGAGGCTTTAGACCAAGGGGCCCAAGCCCAGTTCCTAGGCTGTTAGAGGAAGCTTCACCTCAGCCTTCTGGACTGAAGAGACGAGTCCCAAGACCTGGAATGTTTGAGGGATCTGGACCACAATATTTTGAGCCCAGAGATGCATTCTCAGGTCCTGATATGTTTGATGGTTCTGTTATCTTTTCAGGTTCACCGCAAGGAGAGTTTGACCACAGAGACCCTCATTTACAAGACTTTGATGACTCATGGGGGTATGACGTACCTCACCTAGTTGAAAGAGAACCGTTTTCAGAAATCAGACATCCTAGAAGACGTGGTCCACCTCAACAACAGTTTCGTGAAAATATGCTTGACATTAGAGATTCAGAGCAACCTAATTTTATTGACTCAAGACACTTTGATCCTCCATTTGATGAGGCAGAAATAGGACACCTACGCCTTCAGTATTTAGATGATCCAAGGGATTATGGTCAGAATTTTGCTAATGAAATTTTTCTAAATACACAAGAACCAAGAGGTCACAAGAATCCGACTTCTCGTCCCATGCGAACCCGGAGTCCAGCACATGCTAGGAACCCTCCACACAACCGACTTGAAGGACCTCAATTTCCAGGAATGGAGTTAAATTTGAAAAGATCTCACCGGTTTGATGACTTTAGAGATCAAGCGATAGAAAGGGATATTTTTGAAGGTGGCAGAGGTTGTGAAAGACCTGCTCAAATGAAAGGTCCACGCCCACCTCCAAGTCTCAGGGGTCCAAGAGCCCCATCCCCCCATTTTCGTGACCAGAGGATGCCTTCTCCCCGGCACACAGAGTTGCCCGAGGACAAACCACGTTCTCCCCATTTTTCATTGCCCTCCACCTCCAAACCTCCAAGGGCACAGGTGCTTAATGCAAGTGAGCTTCAAAACCCGATGCAGTCACGGATCCGGTTGGATGGCCCGACCAAGGAGCTAGATATTCGCCCTTTGCGACGGTCTGGCCCTTTGCTCCCAACACCCCCTGGTGGTCCAATAAGATTTCACAACCCTCGAATGCCACGGCCTTAA